A single window of bacterium DNA harbors:
- a CDS encoding NapC/NirT family cytochrome c, with the protein MPDPRPAGQAEPSTRGRSALARWFARRVPFFYANWITTLGSLLAIVSVALLLGALVLNVYNVLLERPTSPYVGMVTFMLLPAILVGGVALILVGAAVQRRRKARGEVKTVAIEIGGPEFLRKVLLVGFLAVLGLIMSASFGYEAYHYTESTEFCMKVCHVVMEPEGVAYERSPHANVACVKCHIGPGADWFVKAKLSGLRQVVAVMRNSYQRPIPAPVENLRPARETCEACHWPEQFNGSKLVVREHVETDRDNTPSVTALVIKVGGNPQPGVRATGVHWHVDRGNEVRYRALDDKRNDIVEVVQKTPDGEVRYLRDGADPADTAGEWRVMDCIDCHNRPTHIYELPGGALDRAFTDGLLDRGVPWLRAAAERALFDVTPGGDTAGRVAAYLDSLYAADHPEDLAAMQAQQGATADVLATIIARNVFPRMNVTWGSYPSNLGHVDLHGEIDESGCFRCHDDSHLSEDGRAISQDCDACHSLLTERETDPAALPDFVSSVLTRRD; encoded by the coding sequence TCGGTCGCGCTGCTGCTGGGCGCGCTGGTGCTGAACGTCTACAACGTGCTGCTCGAGCGGCCGACCAGCCCCTACGTGGGCATGGTCACCTTCATGCTGCTGCCGGCGATCCTGGTCGGCGGCGTGGCGCTGATCCTGGTCGGCGCGGCCGTCCAGCGCCGCCGCAAGGCCCGCGGCGAGGTGAAGACCGTCGCCATCGAGATCGGCGGGCCGGAGTTCCTGCGCAAGGTCCTGCTGGTGGGGTTCCTGGCCGTGCTCGGCCTGATCATGTCGGCGAGCTTCGGCTACGAGGCCTACCACTACACCGAGTCGACCGAGTTCTGCATGAAGGTCTGCCACGTCGTGATGGAACCCGAGGGGGTCGCCTACGAGCGCTCGCCCCACGCCAACGTGGCCTGCGTGAAGTGCCACATCGGCCCGGGTGCCGACTGGTTCGTCAAGGCCAAGCTGTCGGGCCTGCGCCAGGTGGTGGCCGTGATGCGCAACAGCTACCAGCGGCCGATCCCCGCGCCCGTGGAGAACCTGCGCCCCGCGCGCGAGACCTGCGAGGCCTGCCACTGGCCGGAGCAGTTCAACGGCTCGAAGCTCGTGGTGCGCGAACACGTCGAGACCGACCGCGACAACACCCCGAGCGTGACCGCGCTGGTGATCAAGGTCGGCGGCAACCCGCAGCCGGGCGTGCGCGCCACCGGCGTGCACTGGCACGTGGACCGCGGCAACGAGGTGCGCTACCGCGCCCTGGACGACAAGCGCAACGACATCGTCGAAGTGGTCCAGAAGACCCCCGACGGCGAGGTGCGCTACCTGCGCGACGGGGCCGACCCCGCGGACACGGCGGGCGAGTGGCGCGTCATGGACTGCATCGACTGCCACAACCGGCCGACCCACATCTACGAGCTGCCCGGCGGCGCCCTGGACCGCGCCTTCACCGACGGCCTGCTCGACCGCGGCGTGCCCTGGCTGCGCGCGGCGGCGGAGCGGGCCCTGTTCGACGTGACGCCCGGCGGGGACACCGCGGGGCGCGTCGCCGCCTACCTCGACTCCCTCTACGCCGCGGACCACCCCGAGGACCTCGCCGCGATGCAGGCCCAGCAGGGCGCCACGGCCGATGTCCTGGCGACGATCATCGCGCGCAACGTATTCCCGCGCATGAACGTGACCTGGGGCTCCTACCCCAGCAACCTCGGCCACGTCGACCTCCACGGCGAGATCGACGAGAGCGGCTGCTTCCGTTGCCACGACGACAGCCACCTGAGCGAGGACGGCCGCGCCATCAGCCAGGACTGCGACGCCTGCCACTCGCTGCTGACCGAGCGCGAGACCGACCCCGCCGCCCTGCCCGATTTCGTGTCGTCCGTGCTCACGAGGCGGGATTGA
- a CDS encoding pyridoxal-phosphate dependent enzyme, with translation MTGSPTFDDVRAAAERLRGVVHRTPVATCRTLDELAGRELFFKCEHLQRVGAFKFRGASNAVALLSDAEAARGVVTHSSGNHAQALALAARRRGIPAHIVMPTGAPAVKRAAVAGYGAVIHECAPTLAAREETAARVVAETGGVFVHPYNDARIIAGQGTAALELLEVVPDLDAVFAPVGGGGLMSGTCLAVRARRPGTLLFGAEPLGADDAARSLAAGRLIPQTAPRTVADGLRTSLGELTWPILRDHLAGIVTVDDDAILRALRLAWERAKLLIEPSSAVPLAAVLSEEFKARPGIRRVGIILSGGNVDFEALLPVLHT, from the coding sequence GTGACGGGCTCACCGACGTTCGACGACGTCCGCGCGGCCGCCGAGCGGCTGCGCGGCGTCGTCCACCGCACGCCGGTGGCCACCTGCCGCACGCTGGACGAGCTGGCCGGGCGCGAGCTCTTCTTCAAGTGCGAACACCTGCAGCGCGTGGGCGCCTTCAAGTTCCGCGGCGCCTCGAACGCGGTGGCCCTGCTGTCCGACGCCGAGGCCGCCCGCGGCGTCGTCACCCACAGCAGCGGCAACCACGCCCAGGCCCTGGCCCTGGCCGCGCGCCGCCGCGGCATCCCCGCCCACATCGTGATGCCGACCGGCGCGCCCGCGGTCAAGCGCGCCGCGGTCGCCGGCTACGGCGCCGTCATCCACGAGTGCGCCCCGACCCTCGCCGCCCGCGAGGAGACCGCCGCGCGCGTCGTGGCGGAGACCGGCGGCGTCTTCGTCCATCCCTACAACGACGCGCGCATCATCGCCGGCCAGGGCACCGCCGCGCTGGAGCTGCTCGAAGTCGTCCCTGACCTCGACGCCGTGTTCGCCCCGGTCGGCGGCGGCGGCCTGATGTCCGGCACCTGCCTCGCCGTGCGGGCTCGCCGCCCGGGCACGCTGCTCTTCGGCGCCGAACCGCTGGGCGCCGACGACGCGGCGCGCTCGCTCGCCGCCGGCCGCCTCATCCCGCAGACCGCCCCGCGCACCGTCGCCGACGGCCTGCGCACGAGCCTCGGCGAACTCACCTGGCCCATCCTGCGCGACCACCTCGCGGGCATCGTCACCGTCGACGACGACGCCATCCTGCGCGCCCTGCGCCTGGCCTGGGAGCGCGCGAAGCTGCTCATCGAGCCCAGTTCGGCGGTGCCGCTGGCGGCGGTGCTGTCGGAGGAGTTCAAGGCGCGGCCGGGGATCAGGAGGGTGGGGATCATCCTGTCGGGGGGGAATGTGGATTTCGAGGCGTTGTTGCCGGTTCTGCATACGTGA